GCTGCGATATCGTAATAAACCCTACGACGCTTTTGTTGATTTCCATGACATAAACATCAGAGTTGAGGAACTGCGCCAGACGGACCGGGTCATCTGCCAATGCCCGGGAGGTAATTTTCACCACTTCATGGGCAAACTCTTCAGGCTTACACAGTGCGTAAATATTCTGAATGTTTGAAAAGTCGTTCTCAACATAGTTGCGGATCTTGGTTTTAGCCTCGGTCGATGTTTCCAAAGTCATACCGGATGTTTCCTCGCGTGGTGGGCCCCAGTGTGTCTTCAATCGACATAAGCTGAACACTCACTGCCCGACCATTAATAGCTGGCACCATCGATTTTCCGCACCGGAATGCTGTTGAGCAGTTCCGGGGCTGCCATCTGCATATTGATGGCAAGGATATCGGCATCACAGGTTGGCGTGGTGACATAGTGGGTGATACAGCCGCACAAGCGACAACGGTGGAACTCGACTTCTTTATCGCCCCAGATGTAATAGACCGATTTTTCACGCTCAAACGCAACCGTGACCTCCTGCGGTGTGTAATACGCC
Above is a window of Photobacterium sp. TY1-4 DNA encoding:
- a CDS encoding GNAT family N-acetyltransferase, which produces MTLETSTEAKTKIRNYVENDFSNIQNIYALCKPEEFAHEVVKITSRALADDPVRLAQFLNSDVYVMEINKSVVGFITISQQEIGWLYVHPGFRRLGLGRALLAHVMTLFQGQALTLNIVKSNRPALRLYLQHQFNVVDEFVVQVNGQPVEVLKLIQSIN
- a CDS encoding GFA family protein, which translates into the protein MKVSCHCGNVQISAVSVPKEVGQCNCSICRRYAASWAYYTPQEVTVAFEREKSVYYIWGDKEVEFHRCRLCGCITHYVTTPTCDADILAINMQMAAPELLNSIPVRKIDGASY